In Heteronotia binoei isolate CCM8104 ecotype False Entrance Well chromosome 1, APGP_CSIRO_Hbin_v1, whole genome shotgun sequence, the genomic window agagtcccacccttccaagcagccattttctccgggggagctgatctctgccagctagagatcagtggtaaaagccggagatctccaggccacacctggaggtatGCAACCCTACCATTGTTAGTTATACCTCTGTGAGTTGTAGGAGACCTGTGTTGATTCTACCCCAGTCTGGGTGGGGGATGGCCGTTGGAGTGGGTGCCAAAATTGTGGAACTGTTTTCCTGAGTAATTCACACCTGTCCCTTTTAGTTGCCGTCTCCCACCAGTGGGCGAGGACATTTTTGTTTCTTCTGGCGTTCCCACAGCAATTCCTCCTTCCTGCTGCCCTGTTTTTAATGGTTGTTTTTATTTATGTGTAATGTGTTGTGTTGCATGtgtattttaatttgcttttAATTATTTCAActcttgtgtttttgttttggttttaatggttttttaaaatatgcttttttaaaaattatgcataGATACTCTCTTCCTGGACTATTCAGGGGAAACGGGAAAGTCATGAATCTGTCTCTGCTAaccaaagttgttgttttttttaaatccaacaTAAATCTTCAGGGTTGAGACCCCACTTCTTCAGAACGAATCCTCTGTTTTCATTTGGTTTATGTTGGAGATATGGGAGGGAAACCCAGCACAGcacggtggggagggcgggatataaatcaaataaataaataagttaagggtgaagaagaagaagatattggatttatatcccgccctccactccgaagagtctcagagaggctcacaatctcctttaccttcctcccccacaatagacaccctgtgaggtgggtggggctggagagggctctcacagcagctgccctttcaaggacaacctctgccagagctacggctgactcaaggccatgctagcaggtgcaagtggaggagtggggaatcaaacccggttctcccagataagaatctgcacacttaaccactacaccaaactggctctccagggtgaaAGTGCAGGGTGAAATGTAATTATATCAAATTCAAGTCTAATCAGATCTAAACAGGAAAAATACAGGGGCAATTCACTGGTTATACTATGCTACCCCTGTAAGGGGTAGATGGGTCAAAAATTCTCTGATAGTTACAGTTAGAATCCAAAATCTTGGTTTAACCTCCAGGCAGGGAGGTGGTAGTGTAAAATTTCTGAGTGACTCTATTGGGCTTTTCCATACTATAGTAATATTACAAAATCCACATGTTAGAAGGTTCCCATTGTAGTCAATAACCAGTTTAGAATAACCAGTTAATAGTCTCTGAGTTTTTCCTGATTAGATGTGAAGTTATATTTTaaccaaaaaacccccacacaACTTAGATTTGGAAAAtatacaaaagaaataaaatgaataataaatatataGAAGGATGACACTAATCTGCAAAGAGGCTACAACTGATGTTGTCTGGAGCCTCTGTTCAATAAACTTAATTCTAAACCAGCCATTCCAAACCAGTCCAGACAgtattgtgtagtggttagagtagggggggggggtggccctcAATTCTGTTGAGCCTGTGCGTATTCCACGGCTAGTGTGAAAGCAACCCACTGTGGGACTTCTAGAATGGAGCACTTCACTCAGACCAGGAGACGTTTCCCATTCCCAGATTTTGGAAGTCgaagaggagaaggagcaggaaaagcctttgctggggttgccagcctccaggtggagcctggagatctgggatgataacagagcagagcagctctgataagctgagacagctggagaagttgctaagaatttctgcgttttgaaagacttcattctgaggcttgggtgactgctgaaaaggctgagttgtgatagctggggaactgctgtacgtttgggtgagtgggctaaaggtgaaagtgattgattgattgattgattgagagtaattgttgatgattgcttaggagtggtctgctccaccctctttgcattttaagctgcgccttgccaaaggctgagcacatctcagagaggcctgagaggaacagagcagagcagctctgataagctgagacagctggagaagttgctaagaatttctgcgttttgaaagacttcattctgaggcttgggtgactgctgaaaaggctgagttgtgatagctggggaactgctgtacgtttgggtgagtgggctaaaggtgaaagtgattgattgattgattgattgagagtaattgttgatgattgcttaggagtggtctgctccaccctctttgcattttaagctgcgccttgccaaaggcgcgagcctttggcgcgagccgaagggcgagagctaaagggctcttggcctgtggctctttgcctgggggcttcctaaggaccaggaacccagatccctgatttccttgttctcccaataaggtaagttgaccttccagaaggggagccacgtaaacaacagcatttaaagaggactgtatatttaatatatatatcatgaaggtagaatgccagcaggggggtgggggctttccagtgttttgcactgagtgtcacatgtatgactatctgcccacaggacagaagtcttgggtgtgtgctcgatgcaaggagctcctggtcctcagggaacgagttcgtacccttgaggccgaggtgactgccctggagaagcagagacggtcagttaggcaattggggaagactcttgggggcgtattagatgagccccactctgaatgtggcagccccgttgctgccagagagcgtgagggtctagagggaacagggcaccttgctgaggataaggggaatgtgccctcagaagggacctcttcttcggttggtgagcgggtatcctttcgcgccaaggaaccatccctgggcagggggagagggggggtcttggtagttggtgattcgatccttaggcaagtagacagctgggtggcgaaaccgcgtattgaccgtatggtgacttgcctgcctggtgcgaaggtagcggacattacgcgtgtagtagataggctgatagacagtgctggggaggagcctgtggtcatggtgcatgttggcaccaacgatgtggggaaatgcagtcgtgaggtcctggaggagaaatttaggctgctaggtgggagacttaaggccaggacctccaaggtggccttctcggaagtgctacctgttccacgtgcagggcaggagagacaggcgcaaattagaagtctcaatgtgtggatgagacgatggtgtaaggaggaagggtttaagtttgttaggcactgggatgctttctggaacaagccggagctgtacaaaagagacggtctccacttgtctccggatggaaccaggctgctggcgcttaaaatcaaaaaggtggcagagcagtttttaaactaaatcttgggggaaagccgacaggagatggaatgtctctggttcgggaggacttgtctcaaagagatgaagggttggcttctatttttctaccgagtaacggatcagagttgtccactgtgatggtgacaaacagtatggactgtctgctagagtctcgaggcggcaggagagaggtggcgggcctagcttgcttgggaaattataaatgtttgtatgcaaatgctagaagtgtccgaagtaaaattggtgaattggaatgtttagtgttgggagaaaacatagacattgtgggaatttcagaaacttggtggaatgaggagaatcagtgggacacggtgattcctggatataagttatatcggaaggatagggagggaagggttggaggtggggtggctctgtatgtcagagaggatatacggtccagtaagactgaggtcagagaattagattcccttttagaaatgctttgggttgaaatagagggcccaaaaggaaatttaactatgggagtttgttatcgcccaccaaatcaaaagagagaggacgattataatatgatggagggattaaagatagcggctaaacataaaaactgtgtcgtaataggtgattttaactacccgcagattgattgggtcaatatgtgttctggtcgagagaaagagattgagtttcttgatgctctcaatgactgtgctatggagcagatggtctcagaacctaccaggggtggggcgatcctggatctggtcctaagtaatgcccaagacttggtgagagacgtaaaagtgattgcgccgcttgggaacagtgaccataatgttattgatttcaccatttgtataaatagagagttgcccaaaaagaccgccacaaccacatttaactttaaaaggggtaaattctctgagatgaggaggcatgtgaggaggaaactgaaaggaaaggtaaatacggtcaaaacccttggggaagcttggagactatttaaaactataatcctagaagctcagataaaatacataccacaagttaggaaaggcacaaacaggtataagaagaggccagcatggttaacaaacaaagtaatggaagctgtaaaaggtaagaaggactcctttaagcggtggaaaaccagtccaagtgagattaataaaagggaacacaggcagtggcaaatcaaatgcaagactgtgatcaggcaggcaaaaagggactatgaggagcatattgcaaaaaacataaagaccaacaataaaaatttcttcaaatatattagaagtaggaaaccagccagggaagcagtggggcccttggatgaccatggggtaaaaggattactgaaggaggatggggaaatggctgagaagctgaatgcattttttgcctccgtcttcaccgtggaagatgaaaagtgtttgcccgccccagaaccactaatattggaaggggtgttgaaagacctgagtcagattgaggtgacaaaagaggaggtcctacaactgatagacaaattaaaaactaataagtcaccgggtccggatggcatacatccgagagttctgaaagaactcaaagttgaacttgtggatcttctaacaaaaatctgtaatctttcattgaaatctgcctccgttcctgaggactggaaggtagcaaatgtcacccccatctttaaaaagggttccagaggagatccgggaaattacaggccagtcagtctgacttcaataccgggaaagttggtagaaaccattatcaaggacagaatgagtaggcacattgatgaacacgggttattgaggaagactcagcatgggttctgcaagggaagatcttgcctcactaacctgttacatttctttgagggggtgaacaaacatgtggacaaaggagacccaatagatgttgtttaccttgacttccagaaagcttttgataaagttcctcatcaaaggctccttagaaagcttgagagtcatggagtaaaaggacaggtcctcttgtggatcaaaaactggctgagtaataggaagcagagagtgagtataaatgggcagtcttcgcagtggaggacggtaagcagtggggtgccgcagggctcggtactgggtcccatcctctttaacttgttcataaatgatttagagttgggagtgagcagtgaagtggccaaatttgcggatgacactaaattgttcagggtggtgagaaccagagaggattgtgaggaactccaaagggatctgttgaggctgggtgagtgggcgtcaacgtggcagatgcggttcaatgtggccaagtgcaaagtaatgcacattggggccaagaatcccagctacaaatacaagttgatggggtgtgaactggcagagacagaccaagagagagatcttggggtcatggtagataattcactgaaaatgtcaaaacagtgtgcgtttgcaataaaaaaggccaacgccatgctgggaattattaggaagggaattgaaaacaaatcagccagtatcataatgcctctgtataaatcgatggtgcggtctcatttggagtactgtgtgcagttctggtcgccgcacctcaaaaaggatattatagcattggagaaagttcagaaaagggcaactaaaatgattaaagggctggaacaccttccctatgaagaaaggttgaaacgcttagggctctttagcttggagaaacgtcgactgaggggtgacatgatagaagtttacaagataatgcatgggatggagaaagtagagaaagaagtacttttctccctttctcacaatacgagaactcgtgggcattcgatgaaattgctgagcagacaggttaaaacggataaaaggaagtactttttcacccaaagggtgattaacatgtggaattcactgccacaggaggtggtggcgtccgcaagcatagccaccttcaagaaggggttagataaaaatatggagcagaggtccatcagtggctattagccacagtgtgtgtgtgtgtatatatatatatatttggccgctgtgtgacacagaatgttggactggatgggccattggcctgatctaacatggcttctcttatgttcttatgttcttatgatctttggactacagagaccagttgcccgggggggggtggggggtgggaagggtggTTGGGAACGTGGACTCTAGCATAACCcccccaactccaccctcccaaggctccaccccaaatctccaggaacttcacaacccagagttggcaagatTACCCTGTGACCCCTGTTGACTGTATTGAGAGACAGGCTGCCGCTCTTGCCAGAACTAGGCGACATGAACAAATAAAGCACAGTCTTTTATTGGAGAATGCAGAATTGACCATTTTCACGGAGGTTTTCTCATTGGGTGGGAAGCACTGAAACCGACAGAGTAAGCAATCTTTGCTGAACCAAAGCGAAGAAACATTGAGGAAATCACTCCTCCTGTATGACATTTTTTTGCAAAGTCTACTCAACAGCTCTGAAGACAGCAGAAAGAGCAGGTTTCACAAAAACATCCCCTTCGATTTTGTAGCTTAACGATTTCCAGTTAATCACGGAGCTGGGGAGATTGGTGTTGTACAAGGCCGGGCCTACTTGGTCAGGAGACAGAACACGGTCCCACATGTACACGCCCAGGATCTCCCCAACAAAGGACTGCTGGATGTCGAAGCTGCCTCCAACGGAATCCTGATCTTGGCCGAGGACAATGGATCCCCCTGGTCGGATAGAGTGTCCTTTCACCAAGTTCTTCCGGCCCAAAGATTGCCCGTTCACCCAGAGCTCCGCTAGGCCCGTGGCAGACTCCCAACTCACACAGACGTGCTTCTCGACAGAGTTGGTGTTCAATGCTTCTGGAACGGTGAAGATCACCTCATGACTCCCCAGATGAAACTTGTATTGCTTGGGATTCAGCGCCACGAGGAGGATCTCATTGCTGTGGCTCTTGGTGGCGTAAGAGAAGAGGCTGTAGCTGCGGGTCAGGCCTGTGTGGAACCTCACGCAGAGTGTGAGGCTGGTCAAAGGACGTTGTATTGTGGTCTTCAAGACTACATGTGCCGTTTTGGTCGCTCCCGGGAAAATTAACGCCTTCTTTTCAAGATCTGAGGAAGGGAATTAGAGATATCGCAGTCAacttaagaagatgatgatgatattggatttatatcccaccctatactctgaatctcagagtggtcacaatctcctttatctcccccccacacacacacacacaacagacaccctgcgaggtaggtgaggctgagagatctctcacagcagctgccctttcaaggacaaccccttgCCATCCTCTGCTgaatcttccttggtgttcttccctccaagtgctgaccctgcttagcttcggagacatgatgagatcagactatatCATGTTGCCTTCCCTCTTCTCAGGATCTCGCTAGGCATACTGGAAAACTATATTTTTTTCTGaccctctgtttttttttctgttccctCTGACCTCAAACTTCCAAATTTCTCTTTGGGCAAATGTTGGTGGCAGCGAAGGGATGTACCAAAAAAGAATTGTGTTTCACCTAGGTTTATACCCACCTCCACATGATGCCTGGAAATTTCCCAGAATTAGAGGTTACaacgatcagttcccctggaaatgatggctgctttggagggtggaatctctggcattataccctgcacaggtccccaaaccttgccctctccaggctccattatgccaaatctccaggaatttctaaaCTTGAAGTTGGTGAACTTACCCAACCCCATGTTGAGTCTTGCCACCCTTTGCCTGAAGAGATGCCTCAAAAATCTGCTTTGGCTGAAATCAGGTGAGGGCAGTGCCAGAAAGGATGGCTCTTTTTATTCCTCTTGAGACAATTAAAACTAGGCAATTAGTCCCTGTCCCCCCAGCACTTGTGCCACTAATTTATCTTCTTACATTTCTGTGGAACAGGTTCTTGCTTGGCGGCCAAAAGCAGACAGGAGGAAGGAAAATCTTTCTACACCCTGGCCTTCCTTGTGCCTTGGTGttccctgggaaatgtagttccctGTGTTCTCCTTAGGAAAGATTTCTTTGAGTGCCCTGAGGCAGGGAGTTAAGAGGGTCTGTTCTCCCCCACCCACAGCCTGGAGCCATTCTTCAGTGGTAGAAGCAAACCAGGACAGCTCCCCACCAAACAGTTTTGGGGAgaaggagtagagttgccaggtctgtg contains:
- the LOC132583243 gene encoding C-reactive protein-like: MRKILLSFVLLASLLGCLAQRDLEKKALIFPGATKTAHVVLKTTIQRPLTSLTLCVRFHTGLTRSYSLFSYATKSHSNEILLVALNPKQYKFHLGSHEVIFTVPEALNTNSVEKHVCVSWESATGLAELWVNGQSLGRKNLVKGHSIRPGGSIVLGQDQDSVGGSFDIQQSFVGEILGVYMWDRVLSPDQVGPALYNTNLPSSVINWKSLSYKIEGDVFVKPALSAVFRAVE